The following are encoded together in the Pectobacterium punjabense genome:
- a CDS encoding enolase C-terminal domain-like protein translates to MTSFSATPVITDMKVIPVAGYDSMLLNIGGAHGAYFTRNLVILTDSAGHTGVGEAPGGDVIYNTLVEAIPRVKGEQIARMNRLVHDIHLGNQSSDFDSFGKGAWTFELRVNAVAALEAALLDLLGQFMGVPVAELLGPGKQRDEVTVLGYLFYIGDRTKTDLPYLSGEKDKHEWYHLRHQQAMDSEAIVRLAEATTDRYGFKDFKLKGGVLPGEQEIDAVKALKKRFPDARITVDPNGAWLLDEAIDLCKDMKGILTYAEDPCGAEQGFSGREVMAEFRRATGLPVATNMIATNWREMNHAVMLQAVDIPLADPHFWTMHGAVRVAQMCDEWGLTWGCHSNNHFDISLAMFTHVGAAAPGNPTAIDTHWIWQEGQHLTKEPLQIVNGKIKVPERPGLGIELDMAQVMKAHDLYKKLPSGARNDAAAMQYLIPGWKFDRKRPVFGR, encoded by the coding sequence ATGACAAGTTTTTCCGCAACCCCTGTAATTACCGATATGAAAGTCATTCCTGTTGCAGGCTATGACAGCATGCTGTTGAACATCGGGGGTGCACATGGCGCTTACTTCACTCGTAACCTCGTCATTTTAACCGACAGCGCCGGGCATACCGGTGTCGGCGAAGCGCCCGGTGGTGACGTTATTTACAACACGCTGGTTGAAGCGATTCCCCGCGTAAAAGGCGAACAAATCGCCCGTATGAACCGTTTGGTTCATGACATTCATCTCGGCAACCAATCTTCTGATTTTGATTCTTTCGGCAAAGGTGCCTGGACGTTTGAACTGCGCGTGAATGCGGTGGCAGCACTCGAAGCGGCACTGCTCGATCTGCTGGGGCAATTTATGGGTGTCCCTGTTGCTGAGCTGCTGGGGCCGGGTAAACAGCGTGATGAAGTCACCGTGCTCGGTTATCTGTTCTATATCGGCGACCGTACGAAGACGGATTTACCCTATTTGTCGGGTGAGAAAGACAAACACGAGTGGTATCACCTGCGTCACCAGCAGGCGATGGACAGTGAGGCGATTGTGCGTTTGGCCGAAGCCACCACTGACCGCTACGGATTTAAAGATTTCAAACTCAAAGGTGGCGTGTTGCCCGGCGAGCAGGAAATCGATGCTGTGAAGGCACTGAAGAAACGTTTTCCGGATGCCCGCATTACCGTCGATCCCAACGGAGCCTGGCTGCTGGATGAAGCGATTGATTTATGCAAAGACATGAAGGGTATTCTGACCTATGCGGAAGACCCGTGCGGTGCTGAGCAGGGTTTCTCTGGTCGTGAAGTGATGGCTGAGTTCCGCCGTGCTACCGGACTGCCGGTGGCGACCAACATGATTGCCACCAACTGGCGTGAAATGAATCATGCCGTGATGTTGCAGGCCGTCGATATCCCACTGGCCGATCCGCATTTCTGGACGATGCACGGTGCGGTGCGCGTTGCTCAGATGTGTGACGAATGGGGTCTGACATGGGGTTGCCATTCCAATAATCATTTCGATATCTCCCTGGCGATGTTCACACACGTGGGCGCAGCGGCGCCGGGTAACCCGACAGCGATTGATACGCACTGGATCTGGCAGGAAGGCCAGCACCTGACTAAAGAACCGCTGCAAATCGTCAACGGTAAAATTAAGGTGCCGGAACGACCCGGTTTGGGAATCGAGCTGGATATGGCACAGGTGATGAAAGCCCATGATCTGTACAAAAAATTACCGAGTGGGGCACGTAATGATGCCGCCGCCATGCAGTACCTGATTCCTGGTTGGAAGTTTGATCGCAAACGCCCGGTTTTTGGCCGCTAA